A genome region from Crossiella equi includes the following:
- a CDS encoding sirohydrochlorin chelatase, with amino-acid sequence MAVAHGSRDPRSAATVHELSTVVRALRPGLDVRVAFLDLSAPRLGDVLTGLYAEGHRDVVVAPLLLGRAYHARVDVPGAVAEAVTRLPNLFVRIADVLGPDPRLESAALRRLAQAGVRPGDPELGVVLAGAGSSHAPANAAVHGLARRWALGAGWAGVRPAFAASTQPDVPAAVRELKALGAKRLALASWFLAPGLLPDRVVAAAQASGLDTLVAHPLGDDPEVAELVLHRYAEACAAERRNITTLVG; translated from the coding sequence GTGGCGGTCGCCCACGGCAGCCGGGACCCGCGGTCGGCCGCGACCGTGCACGAGCTCAGCACCGTGGTCCGGGCGCTGCGGCCCGGCCTGGACGTGCGGGTGGCCTTCCTCGACCTGTCCGCGCCCCGGCTCGGCGACGTGCTCACCGGCCTGTACGCGGAGGGGCACCGCGACGTCGTGGTGGCGCCGCTGCTGCTGGGCCGCGCCTACCACGCCCGCGTGGACGTGCCGGGCGCGGTCGCGGAGGCCGTCACCCGGCTGCCGAACCTGTTCGTGCGCATCGCGGATGTGCTCGGGCCGGACCCGCGCCTGGAGTCCGCCGCGCTGCGCAGGCTCGCGCAAGCCGGTGTGCGGCCAGGGGATCCGGAGCTCGGTGTGGTGCTGGCCGGTGCGGGCTCCTCGCACGCCCCGGCCAACGCCGCCGTGCACGGGCTGGCCCGGCGCTGGGCGCTGGGCGCGGGCTGGGCCGGGGTGCGCCCCGCGTTCGCCGCGAGCACCCAGCCGGACGTCCCGGCGGCGGTGCGTGAGCTGAAAGCCCTGGGCGCCAAGCGTCTCGCGCTCGCCTCGTGGTTCCTGGCGCCCGGTCTGCTGCCGGACCGGGTGGTCGCCGCGGCCCAGGCCTCGGGACTGGACACACTGGTGGCACACCCGCTCGGGGACGACCCCGAAGTGGCCGAGCTGGTCCTGCACCGCTACGCCGAG